TGCGGAGGCGTGGAGGCAGCGCCTCCACACAATTACACCGGAGCACACAAACATGGACTTCTCGGCCATGGACGGCCATCAGGATATGCTTCCGCCCGGCGTGCCGGATGTTGCCACGCTGCGCAAGGACGCGCGGATACTGCTCGCGCAGATCGACGCCCGCGAACGACTTGGCACCCGCAGGGTTATCCCGCTGCCATCCGGCATGTGGAACGCCCTCTATCGGCTCGAACCAGCCGGCCTGGTAGCCAAGCTCTCGTTCATGGGTAACGCCTTCGAGGTGGACTTCCTGCGTGACGCGGCGGAATTAGGCGTGCCTGTTCCGCGGATTTACTCCGCCGGCCCGCTTGAGCACGCGGAAATCCCCGCCGCATGCTACTTTCTGATGTCCTACGAGGCCAATACCGCCAACGCCTGGCAGTTCTTGCACCAGCACCATCAGCTCTCGCTGGACGACCTCCGCCTGTTGGGCGCTGACCTCGGTGCGAACCTGGCGCGTCTCCACACGCGCCGCCTCGGCTATTTGACCCACTTCAACACCCGGATCGACCGCTGGCAGCAGGCTTTGACCGATGGCTTCAGCCCGGACTGGGAGAACCCCGCGCAGAATTCGCTGTTTGACCATGAACTCCTGGCGGCGCTGCGCCGCCTGCTGCGCGAAACCCGCTATTTCGAGTTCAGCGACGGCGCCTTCTGTCACGGTGATCTCGTCCTCACCAACGTCCTTGTCGATACGGAGACCCACCGGCTTCGCGCCATCATCGACCCCGGCAATTACGCCGGCATGCCGATGTTTGATCTGGCCTATGCCGCCATGCCCTGGGATCATGGCTTCGGGTTTCACGACGCGCTGCTTGATGCCTACAAATCCCGCGCGGTCTTTGACTCGGTGTACTACGCCGTCTCGCAGCTGGTCGTCGCCTATCGCCACGCGCGCTTCCATACGCCGCAGGTTCGCGAGTACATCCACGACTCGCTGCTCCCGTCGCTGCCCTAGTGTGGGTCTTCGCTAACATCAGCGGTGTCGCGCGCCCGTCTCTCGCTAAGCAATTGGCCGCGGTTCAACCGACTATGCACGCTTTGGCTGGTATTCCGCTTCGCACGTCTCTACGAGAAGAGACGGTCTTTTGGACGCCATACATGGCGTCCGTTGGATGACAGACGGCCTCTATCTGGGCTTCGGCTGCAGTGCCGGAGGTTTGCCATAAGTCACCCCTCTCCAATTTGGGAAAGGGTAAGGGGGTGAGGTGTGTTCCCTACCC
The nucleotide sequence above comes from Candidatus Flexicrinis proximus. Encoded proteins:
- a CDS encoding aminoglycoside phosphotransferase family protein, whose translation is MDFSAMDGHQDMLPPGVPDVATLRKDARILLAQIDARERLGTRRVIPLPSGMWNALYRLEPAGLVAKLSFMGNAFEVDFLRDAAELGVPVPRIYSAGPLEHAEIPAACYFLMSYEANTANAWQFLHQHHQLSLDDLRLLGADLGANLARLHTRRLGYLTHFNTRIDRWQQALTDGFSPDWENPAQNSLFDHELLAALRRLLRETRYFEFSDGAFCHGDLVLTNVLVDTETHRLRAIIDPGNYAGMPMFDLAYAAMPWDHGFGFHDALLDAYKSRAVFDSVYYAVSQLVVAYRHARFHTPQVREYIHDSLLPSLP